In Deltaproteobacteria bacterium, one DNA window encodes the following:
- a CDS encoding type II toxin-antitoxin system mRNA interferase toxin, RelE/StbE family, which yields MKRKIEYSPGYLRDAKKIAKKYPHLKKSYTELLDKLSNNPFNPTLRTHPLKGNLEGKYACSLTYELRVVFKLYDDIVHLLDIGSHDEVY from the coding sequence ATGAAACGGAAAATTGAATATTCTCCCGGATATTTAAGGGATGCAAAGAAGATAGCGAAGAAATATCCGCATCTCAAAAAGTCATATACAGAATTACTTGATAAACTCTCCAATAACCCCTTTAATCCGACCTTGCGCACCCATCCTCTTAAAGGCAATCTTGAAGGAAAATACGCCTGTTCACTCACATACGAATTAAGGGTTGTATTTAAACTATATGACGACATTGTTCATCTCCTTGACATCGGCTCCCATGATGAAGTTTATTAG
- a CDS encoding response regulator: MAKTDEVEILLVEDNPTDAELCIRALKKHNLANKLVWVKDGAEALDFIFAAGGYAERTIGNGPKVIFLDLRLPKIDGQEVLRRVKSDERTKAIPVVVLTSSKEDRDIAESYKFGVNSYISKPVEWEDFVKAVSEMGLYWLLLNKPPV, from the coding sequence ATGGCAAAGACTGACGAAGTGGAAATCCTTTTAGTTGAGGACAACCCGACAGATGCGGAACTCTGCATCAGGGCGCTCAAAAAGCACAATCTTGCCAACAAATTGGTATGGGTAAAGGACGGGGCAGAGGCTCTGGATTTTATATTTGCAGCCGGCGGGTATGCCGAACGCACAATAGGAAATGGCCCTAAAGTGATTTTCCTGGACTTGAGGCTTCCAAAGATAGACGGACAGGAGGTCCTCCGCAGGGTCAAGTCGGATGAAAGGACAAAGGCGATACCTGTTGTGGTATTGACATCATCAAAAGAGGACAGGGACATTGCGGAGAGTTACAAATTCGGCGTGAACAGTTATATCAGCAAGCCTGTGGAGTGGGAAGATTTTGTCAAGGCGGTGTCGGAGATGGGGCTTTACTGGCTGCTGCTCAATAAGCCGCCGGTGTAG